The Anastrepha ludens isolate Willacy chromosome X, idAnaLude1.1, whole genome shotgun sequence genome includes a window with the following:
- the LOC128870203 gene encoding uncharacterized protein LOC128870203, producing MRKSGSLCFKITAKSFGQRHSDLQYQKNSGQATVQQTCKIIIWDECTMAHKKALEALNRTLQNLRGKDTTMGEALLLLAGDFRQTLPVIERGIAADELNACLKSSYLWRHVKKFTLSTNMRVRLHGDEASREFSNQLLQIGEGRFMNTPGNYSETFPDNFCRLATSAADIVNSVFHDIEVNFKNQEWLRERAILAPRNDQATNLNIAIQNKLPGAVKTSKSIDTVVDEDQAVNYPIEFLNSLEPSGMPSHQLHLKRGSPIMMMRN from the coding sequence ATGAGGAAGAGCGGCTCACTCTGCTTTAAAATTACCGCTAAATCTTTCGGTCAGCGACACTCCGATTTGCAATATCAAAAAAACTCTGGACAAGCGACTGTTCAGCAAACGTGTAAGATCATAATATGGGATGaatgcacgatggcacataaaaaggcTTTGGAGGCTTTGAACAGGACTTTACAGAATCTAAGAGGTAAAGACACAACAATGGGAGAAGCGCTTTTGCTGCTGGCTGGAGATTTTCGTCAAACTCTTCCTGTCATTGAAAGAGGTATAGCAGCGGACGAACTGAATGCGTGTCTCAAGTCTTCATATTTGTGGAGGCACgttaaaaaatttacactttcaacTAATATGCGCGTTCGACTACACGGTGATGAGGCCTCACGAGAATTCTCAAACCAGCTTTTGCAAATTGGAGAGGGTAGATTCATGAATACACCCGGCAATTACTCAGAGACATTTCCGGACAACTTTTGTCGTTTAGCTACATCTGCAGCAGACATCGTTAACAGTGTCTTCCACGACATTGAGGtcaattttaaaaatcaggAATGGCTTCGAGAAAGAGCGATCCTAGCGCCACGAAACGATCAAGCAACTAACCTTAATATAGCGATTCAAAACAAGTTACCGGGAGCTGTAAAAACCTCCAAGTCTATTGACACGGTTGTTGATGAAGATCAAGCTGTTAATTACCCAATTGAGTTTCTGAATTCGCTGGAACCATCGGGAATGCCATCTCATCAATTACATTTAAAAAGAGGATCTCCAATAATGATGATGCGTAACTGA